In Euphorbia lathyris chromosome 10, ddEupLath1.1, whole genome shotgun sequence, a single genomic region encodes these proteins:
- the LOC136209560 gene encoding pentatricopeptide repeat-containing protein At1g59720, chloroplastic/mitochondrial-like, with product MIQPTIKEEEKQIAFLIQKCPNMKFLRQIHAHILTRLLPISTLSFLLSKILSFTALSPLGDIHYARTLFSHIPNPGIFAYNSIIRALSYSQYPSKQPFHLYKRMITRGYPTPNTYTLAFLLKSCSNLMAHQQGQQVHAQILRSGFALCPYVQSSLLNFYSKCDEIRLAEKVFDEITERNLVCWSVMISGYSRLGMVNEALSTFREMQEDGIEPDDVSLVAVVSACAMAGALDIGTWIHTFIKKKMISVDLELNTSLVNMYAKCGFIEKAKQIFDAMPVKDSKAWSSMIVGLAIHGLAEDALEAFSRMEQAKVKPNHVTFIGILSACAHGGLVSAGKKYWSSMPELGIEPSMEHYGCMVDLLCRGGLVQEAYNFAQTIPSPNPVIWRTLLVGYRKNGMVDQAEMVAEQLLELEPLNAGNYILVANLYASVSQWEKMSHVRKKMKDKGMKAVPGCTSIEVDGFVHEFVMGDWSHPEAELIKTSLRDVSVRIHNTGYEPYVSAVLHNVDDEEKENVLNEHSERLAIAYGLLKIKPPAPIRIIKNLRMCEDCHEVTKIISKVYGREIIVRDRVRFHKFVNGLCSCKDYW from the exons ATGATACAACCAAcaatcaaagaagaagaaaaacaaatagcTTTCCTGATCCAAAAATGCCCAAATATGAAGTTTCTCCGGCAGATCCATGCCCATATTCTTACTCGCCTTCTTCCCATCTCCACCCTTTCCTTCTTGCTTTCCAAAATCCTCTCTTTCACCGCTCTTTCTCCCCTCGGCGACATCCATTACGCCCGCACTCTTTTTTCTCACATTCCAAACCCTGGAATTTTCGCTTACAATTCCATTATAAGAGCTCTTTCATACTCTCAATACCCTTCCAAACAACCATTTCATCTCTATAAAAGGATGATTACAAGAGGCTACCCCACTCCAAACACTTATACCCTGGCTTTTCTTCTCAAATCATGCTCAAATCTAATGGCTCATCAACAAGGCCAGCAGGTTCATGCTCAAATTTTACGATCTGGTTTTGCCTTATGCCCTTATGTTCAGTCTTCGTTGCTTAACTTCTATTCAAAATGTGACGAAATTAGGCTTGCTGAGAAGGTGTTTGATGAAATTACTGAGAGGAATTTGGTATGCTGGAGTGTTATGATAAGTGGTTATTCGAGGTTGGGAATGGTGAATGAAGCTTTGAGTACGTTTAGGGAAATGCAGGAGGATGGTATTGAACCTGACGATGTTTCTTTGGTTGCGGTGGTTTCTGCTTGTGCTATGGCTGGAGCACTGGATATTGGGACCTGGATTCATACTTTTATCAAGAAAAAGATGATTAGTGTCGATCTTGAGCTTAATACATCACTAGTTAATATGTATGCGAAGTGCGGGTTTATAGAGAAAGCTAAACAAATTTTTGATGCAATGCCTGTGAAAGATAGTAAAGCTTGGAGCTCAATGATTGTTGGATTGGCTATTCATGGACTTGCAGAGGACGCACTGGAGGCATTCTCTAGGATGGAACAAGCAAAG GTGAAGCCAAACCATGTAACCTTCATTGGTATTTTATCTGCCTGTGCCCATGGTGGACTAGTGTCAGCAGGAAAGAAATATTGGTCAAGCATGCCTGAATTAGGAATAGAACCATCAATGGAGCACTACGGTTGCATGGTTGATTTACTTTGCCGTGGAGGCCTCGTGCAGGAGGCCTACAATTTTGCTCAGACAATACCATCACCAAATCCAGTAATTTGGAGAACATTACTTGTAGGTTACAGAAAAAATGGGATGGTAGATCAGGCTGAAATGGTTGCTGAACAACTTCTTGAATTAGAACCACTAAACGCAGGGAACTATATACTTGTTGCGAATTTGTATGCTTCTGTATCGCAGTGGGAAAAGATGAGCCatgtgaggaagaagatgaaggacaAAGGCATGAAGGCAGTTCCAGGTTGCACCTCTATTGAGGTTGATGGGTTTGTACATGAGTTTGTTATGGGTGACTGGTCTCACCCTGAGGCAGAGCTAATAAAAACAAGTCTCAGAGATGTCTCTGTTAGGATCCATAATACTGGATATGAACCATATGTTTCTGCTGTTCTGCACAATGTGGatgatgaagagaaagagaatgTTCTGAATGAACATAGTGAAAGACTGGCCATTGCTTATGGCCTGTTGAAGATCAAACCACCAGCTCCGATTAGGATAATAAAGAATCTTAGAATGTGTGAGGATTGCCATGAAGTCACAAAGATAATCAGTAAAGTTTACGGTCGGGAAATCATTGTTCGGGATCGAGTTCGATTCCACAAATTTGTTAATGGCTTGTGTTCTTGCAAAGATTACTGGTAA
- the LOC136209072 gene encoding probable galactinol--sucrose galactosyltransferase 2: MSRCSISEMNVTPKISINDGNLVVHGKTILTGMPDNIVLTPGSGVGPVAGAFIGATASHSTSLHVFPVGAIEGLRLLCLFRFKLWWMTQRMGTCGKDIPLETQFMLVESKDGGEGVEQDDANTIYTVFLPLLEGPFRAVLQGNEKNEMEICLESGDSAVETDQGLHVVYMHAGTNPFEVINQAVKAVEKYMQTFLHREKKKLPSFLDWFGWCTWDAFYTDVTAEGVEEGLKSLSDGGTPPRFLIIDDGWQQIENKAKDDANAVVQEGAQFASRLTGIKENSKFQKNNGKIEETTGLKHVVEDAKQHFNVKNVYLWHAIAGYWGGVKPAAAGMEHYDSALAYPVQSPGVLGNQPDLAMDSLTVNGLGLVHPKKAFDFYNELHAYLASCGVDGVKVDVQNIIETLGAGHGGRVSLTRSYHQALEASIARNFPDNGCIACMCHNTDGLYSAKQTSVVRASDDFYPRDAASHTIHISSVAYNTLFLGEFMQPDWDMFHSLHPAADYHAAARAIGGCPIYVSDKPGNHNFDLLRKLVLPGGSILRSQLHGRPTRDCLFVDPARDGISLLKVWNVNKCTGVVGMFNCQGAGWCKVEKKTRIHDASPGTLTGSVRATDVDCIAQIAGADWNGETVVYAYRSGELIRLPKGASIPVTLEVLEYELFHFCPLKEVSSNISFAAIGLLDMFNASGAVDQLEVHMASDKKPELFDGEVSTELTTSLSESRSATATISLKVRGCGRFGAYSSQRPLKCSVGNAETDFNYDPDTGLVTLTLPVPVEEMYRWPLEIQI, from the exons ATGAGTCGGTGCTCAATATCGGAAATGAATGTCACACCTAAGATTTCAATCAACGATGGGAACCTTGTGGTTCATGGAAAGACAATACTAACTGGAATGCCAGACAATATTGTATTGACACCTGGATCGGGTGTTGGACCCGTTGCCGGTGCATTCATTGGTGCCACTGCTTCCCATAGCACAAGTCTCCATGTCTTCCCTGTCGGCGCTATAGA GGGTCTCCGATTATTGTGCCTCTTCCGGTTCAAGTTATGGTGGATGACCCAAAGAATGGGCACTTGTGGGAAAGACATACCTTTGGAGACCCAGTTCATGCTAGTTGAAAGCAAAGATGGGGGTGAAGGAGTTGAACAAGATGATGCCAATACTATTTATACTGTCTTCCTACCCCTTCTTGAAGGCCCATTCCGTGCTGTTCTGCAAGGCAACGAAAAGAATGAGATGGAGATCTGCCTTGAGAGCG GGGATTCTGCTGTTGAAACGGACCAAGGTCTTCACGTTGTCTACATGCATGCTGGAACCAACCCCTTTGAAGTCATCAATCAGGCAGTAAA GGCTGTGGAGAAATATATGCAAACTTTTCTTCATCGTGAAAAGAAAAAG TTGCCTTCTTTTCTTGATTGGTTTGGCTGGTGCACTTGGGACGCTTTTTATACTGATGTCACAGCCGAGGGTGTTGAGGAAGGGCTCAAAAG TCTATCAGATGGAGGGACTCCCCCGCGATTTTTGATTATAGATGATGGTTGGCAGCAGATTGAAAATAAAGCTAAGGATGATGCTAATGCTGTTGTTCAAGAAGGAGCTCA ATTTGCAAGTAGGCTCACtggaataaaagaaaattcaaaattccaGAAGAATAATGGAAAGATTGAGGAGACCACAGGATTAAAACATGTGGTAGAAGATGCCAAGCAACATTTTAACGTGAA GAATGTATATTTGTGGCATGCTATAGCTGGTTATTGGGGTGGAGTAAAACCAGCAGCTGCTGGAATGGAGCACTATGACAGTGCATTGGCATATCCAGTTCAGTCTCCTGGTGTACTAGGCAATCAACCGGACCTTGCCATGGACAGTCTCACTGTCAATGGCCTTGGTTTAGTGCATCCCAAGAAAGCTTTTGATTTCTACAATGAGCTCCATGCATACTTGGCTTCTTGTGGAGTAGATGGAGTGAAAGTTGATGTTCAGAATATTATTGAGACTCTAGGTGCTGGCCATGGTGGAAGAGTTTCTCTCACCCGCAGCTATCACCAAGCACTCGAGGCTTCAATTGCAAGAAACTTCCCTGACAATGGTTGTATTGCTTGCATGTGCCATAATACTGATGGACTCTATAGTGCCAAACAAACATCTGTTGTGAGAGCATCTGATGACTTTTATCCTAGGGATGCTGCTTCCCATACCATTCATATCTCTTCTGTGGCTTATAACACACTTTTCCTTGGAGAATTTATGCAACCTGATTGGGATATGTTCCAT AGTTTACACCCTGCTGCAGATTATCATGCTGCTGCCCGTGCTATTGGTGGATGTCCAATATATGTCAG TGACAAGCCTGGAAACCACAATTTTGATCTACTGAGGAAGCTGGTCCTTCCTGGTGGGTCGATTCTGCGTTCCCAGCTTCATGGAAGGCCAACTCGTGACTGTCTCTTTGTTGATCCGGCAAGAGATGGAATCAG CTTGCTTAAGGTATGGAATGTGAACAAATGCACAGGTGTGGTTGGGATGTTCAACTGCCAAGGTGCTGGCTGGTGCAAGGTTGAAAAGAAGACCCGTATTCATGATGCTTCACCTGGTACCCTCACAGGCTCTGTTCGCGCTACTGACGTTGATTGCATTGCTCAAATTGCTGGTGCAGATTGGAATGGAGAGACAGTAGTATATGCCTATAGATCAG GAGAGTTGATTCGGTTGCCAAAAGGAGCTTCAATACCAGTGACACTGGAAGTTCTTGAATACGAACTCTTCCACTTCTGTCCGTTGAAG GAGGTTAGCTCAAACATTTCATTTGCAGCAATAGGTTTGCTTGACATGTTCAATGCCAGTGGTGCAGTAGATCAGTTGGAAGTCCATATGGCTTCTGATAAAAAACCAGAATTGTTTGATGGTGAGGTTTCAACAGAGCTGACTACTTCCCTGAGCGAGAGTAGATCAGCGACAGCAACGATTTCACTGAAAGTCAGGGGATGTGGCCGTTTTGGGgcatactcttcccaaagaccGCTCAAATGCAGTGTCGGTAATGCTGAGACCGACTTCAACTATGACCCTGATACGGGACTTGTGACCCTGACTCTTCCAGTACCAGTGGAGGAGATGTATAGATGGCCTCTTGAGATCCAGATTTAA